The following are from one region of the Camelus ferus isolate YT-003-E chromosome 13, BCGSAC_Cfer_1.0, whole genome shotgun sequence genome:
- the SRRM1 gene encoding serine/arginine repetitive matrix protein 1 isoform X1 has product MDAGFFRGTSAEQDNRFSNKQKKLLKQLKFAECLEKKVDMSKVNLEVIKPWITKRVTEILGFEDDVVIEFIFNQLEVKNPDSKMMQINLTGFLNGKNAREFMGELWPLLLSAQENIAGIPSAFLELKKEEIKQRQIEQEKLASMKKQDEDKDKRDKEEKESSREKRERSRSPRRRKSRSPSPRRRSSPVRRERKRSHSRSPRHRTKSRSPSPAPEKKEKTPELPEPSVKVKEPSVQEATSTSDILKVPKPEPVPEPKEPSPEKNSKKEKEKEKTRPRSRSRSKSRSRTRSRSPSHTRPRRRHRSRSRSYSPRRRPSPRRRPSPRRRTPPRRMPPPPRHRRSRSPVRRRRRSSASLSGSSSSSSSSRSRSPPKKPPKRTSSPPRKTRRLSPSASPPRRRHRPSPPATPPPKTRHSPTPQQSNRTRKSRVSVSPGRTSGKVTKHKGTEKRESPSPAPKPRKVELSESEEDKGGKMAAADSVQQRRQYRRQNQQSSSDSGSSSSSEDERPKRSHVKNGEVGRRRRHSPSRSASPSPRKRQKETSPRMQMGKRWQSPMNKSGRRRRSPSPPPARRRRSPSPAPPPRRRRSPTPPPRRRTPSPPPRRRSPSPRRYSPPIQRRYSPSPPPKRRTASPPPPPPKRRASPSPPPKRRVSHSPPPKQRSSPVTKRRSPSLSSKHRKGSSPSRSTREARSPQPNKRHSPSPRPRAPQTSSSPPPVRRGASSSPQRRQSPSPSSRPIRRVSRTPEPKKTKKAASPSPQSVRRVSSSRSVSGSPEPAAKKAPAPPSPVQSQSPSTNWSPAVPVKKAKSPTPSPSPARNSDPEGGGKKKKKKKDKKHKKDKKHKKHKKHKKEKAVAAVAAAAMAPAAATAPTTVSAQEEPEAEPEPKKETESEAEDNLDDLEKHLREKALRSMRKAQVSPQS; this is encoded by the exons ATGGACGCGGGATTCTTCCGC GGAACAAGTGCAGAACAGGATAATCGGTTCAGCAACAAACAGAAGAAGCTCCTGAAGCAGCTGAAATTCGCAGAATGCCTAGAAAAAAAG GTGGATATGAGCAAAGTAAATTTGGAGGTTATAAAGCCTTGGATAACAAAACGAGTAACGGAAATCCTTGGGTTTGAAGATGATGTTGTGATTGAGTTTATATTCAACCAGCTGGAAGTGAAG AATCCAGACTCCAAAATGATGCAAATCAACCTGACTGGGTTTTTGAATGGAAAAAATGCTAGAGAATTTATGGGAGAACTGTGGCCCCTGCTTTTAAGTGCGCAAGAAAACATCGCTGGAATCCCTTCTGCTTTCCTagaactgaagaaagaagaaataaagcagagacag ATTGAACAAGAAAAGTTGGCATCTATGAAAAAGCAAGATGAGGACAAGGATAAGAGggataaggaagagaaagaaagcagcagagaaaaaagGGAGCGGTCTCGGAGTCCAAGAAG ACGCAAATCCAGATCTCCTTCCCCTAGAAGACGATCTTCCCCtgtcaggagagagagaaagcgcAGTCATTCTCGATCTCCCCGTCACAGAACCAAGAGCCGGAGTCCATCCCCTGctccagagaaaaaggaaaaaactccaGAGCTCCCAGAACCATCAGTGAAAGTAAAAGAACCATCAGTACAAGAGGCCACTTCTACTAG tGACATCCTGAAAGTTCCCAAGCCTGAACCTGTACCAGAGCCTAAAGAACCTTCTCCggagaaaaattccaaaaaggaaaaggaaaaggagaagaccAGGCCAAGATCTCGGTCACGTTCCAAGTCAAGATCCCGGACACGTTCTCGTTCTCCTTCTCATACTCGACCTAGACGGCGTCATAGATCCCGATCAAG ATCGTATTCACCTAGAAGGAGGCCAAGCCCAAGAAGGCGGCCATCTCCTCGAAGAAGAACTCCGCCAAGACGAATGCCTCCTCCACCAAGGCATAGAAGGAGTAGATCTCCAGTGAGACG AAGGCGACGTTCATCAGCATCCTTGTCTGGGAGTAGCTCGTCTTCATCTTCATCTCGTTCCCGGTCACCGCCAAAGAAGCCTCCAAAGAGGACATCCAGCCCCCCTCGAAAAACTCGTAGGTTATCTCCTTCAGCAAGTCCTCCGAGGCGAAGGCATAGGCCATCACCTCCAGCAACTCCACCGCCAAAAACTCGTCATTCCCCAACACCCCAGCAGTCTAACCGTACAAGGAAAAGTCgtgtttctgtttctccagggAGAACTTCAGGTAAAG TGACAAAACATAAAGGTACTGAGAAAAGAGAGTCCCCTTCACCAGCACCCAAGCCTAGAAAAGTAGAGTTATCTGAATCAG AAGAAGATAAAGGTGGCAAAATGGCTGCGGCAGATTCTGTGCAGCAGAGACGCCAGTACAGACGACAGAACCAGCAGTCTTCCTCTG ATtctggctcctcctcttcctcagaaGATGAGCGACCCAAAAGGTCCCATGTGAAGAATGGTGAGGTAGGCAGGCGGCGGAGACATTCCCCTTCCCGGAGTGCCTCTCCATCACCTCGAAAACGCCAGAAAGAGACTTCCCCTCG GATGCAGATGGGAAAGCGATGGCAATCGCCAATGAATAAAAG TGGTAGACGGAGGAGAAGCCCCTCCCCGCCACCCGCCAGAAGGCGGCGTTctccttctcctgctcctcctcctcgaCGCCGCAGGTCGCCCACACCACCACCGCGACGAAG GACTCCTTCACCTCCCCCTCGTCGGCGCTCACCTTCCCCAAGAAGATACTCTCCTCCAATACAGAGGAGATACTCTCCTTCTCCGCCTCCAAAGAGAAGAACGGcttcaccccctcctcctcctcctaaaCGAAGGGCATCACCATCTCCACCACCAAAGCGTCGGGTCTCCCACTCACCACCTCCCAAACAAAGGAGCTCCCCAGTCACCAAGAGACGTTCACCTTCATTGTCTTCAAAGCATAGGAAGGGGTCTTCCCCGAGCCGGTCTACCCGGGAGGCCCGGTCGCCACAACCAAACAAACGCCATTCGCCCTCACCACGGCCTCGAGCGCCTCAGACCTCCTCAAGTCCTCCACCTGTCCGAAGAGGAGCATCGTCATCACCCCAAAGAAGGCAGTCCCCATCTCCAAGTTCTAGGCCCATTAGGAGAGTCTCCAGGACTCCGGAacccaaaaagacaaaaaa aGCTGCCTCACCAAGCCCTCAATCAGTAAGGAGGGTCTCATCTTCCCGATCTGTCTCAGGATCTCCTGAGCCAGCAGCTAAaaaagccccagcacctccatccccTGTCCAGTCTCAGTCACCCTCTACCAACTGGTCACCAGCGGTACCGGTCAAAAAGGCTAAAAGCCCAACACCAAGCCCATCGCCGGCAAGG AATTCAGACCCAGAAGgaggtggaaagaaaaagaagaaaaagaaggacaagAAACACAAAAAGGATAAGAAGCACAAGAAGCACAAAAAACACAAGAAGGAGAAAGCTGTGGCTGCGGTGGCTGCAGCCGCCATGGCGCCCGCGGCCGCCACTGCTCCCACCACTGTGTCGGCACAGGAGGAGCCGGAGGCAGAGCCAGAGCCCAAGAAG GAGACTGAAAGTGAGGCTGAAGATAACCTTGATGACTTAGAAAAGCATCTGCGTGAGAAGGCCCTGAGATCAATGCGGAAGGCTCAAGTGTCCCCACAGTCCTAG
- the SRRM1 gene encoding serine/arginine repetitive matrix protein 1 isoform X2 gives MDAGFFRGTSAEQDNRFSNKQKKLLKQLKFAECLEKKVDMSKVNLEVIKPWITKRVTEILGFEDDVVIEFIFNQLEVKNPDSKMMQINLTGFLNGKNAREFMGELWPLLLSAQENIAGIPSAFLELKKEEIKQRQIEQEKLASMKKQDEDKDKRDKEEKESSREKRERSRSPRRRKSRSPSPRRRSSPVRRERKRSHSRSPRHRTKSRSPSPAPEKKEKTPELPEPSVKVKEPSVQEATSTSDILKVPKPEPVPEPKEPSPEKNSKKEKEKEKTRPRSRSRSKSRSRTRSRSPSHTRPRRRHRSRSRSYSPRRRPSPRRRPSPRRRTPPRRMPPPPRHRRSRSPVRRRRRSSASLSGSSSSSSSSRSRSPPKKPPKRTSSPPRKTRRLSPSASPPRRRHRPSPPATPPPKTRHSPTPQQSNRTRKSRVSVSPGRTSGKVTKHKGTEKRESPSPAPKPRKVELSESEDKGGKMAAADSVQQRRQYRRQNQQSSSDSGSSSSSEDERPKRSHVKNGEVGRRRRHSPSRSASPSPRKRQKETSPRMQMGKRWQSPMNKSGRRRRSPSPPPARRRRSPSPAPPPRRRRSPTPPPRRRTPSPPPRRRSPSPRRYSPPIQRRYSPSPPPKRRTASPPPPPPKRRASPSPPPKRRVSHSPPPKQRSSPVTKRRSPSLSSKHRKGSSPSRSTREARSPQPNKRHSPSPRPRAPQTSSSPPPVRRGASSSPQRRQSPSPSSRPIRRVSRTPEPKKTKKAASPSPQSVRRVSSSRSVSGSPEPAAKKAPAPPSPVQSQSPSTNWSPAVPVKKAKSPTPSPSPARNSDPEGGGKKKKKKKDKKHKKDKKHKKHKKHKKEKAVAAVAAAAMAPAAATAPTTVSAQEEPEAEPEPKKETESEAEDNLDDLEKHLREKALRSMRKAQVSPQS, from the exons ATGGACGCGGGATTCTTCCGC GGAACAAGTGCAGAACAGGATAATCGGTTCAGCAACAAACAGAAGAAGCTCCTGAAGCAGCTGAAATTCGCAGAATGCCTAGAAAAAAAG GTGGATATGAGCAAAGTAAATTTGGAGGTTATAAAGCCTTGGATAACAAAACGAGTAACGGAAATCCTTGGGTTTGAAGATGATGTTGTGATTGAGTTTATATTCAACCAGCTGGAAGTGAAG AATCCAGACTCCAAAATGATGCAAATCAACCTGACTGGGTTTTTGAATGGAAAAAATGCTAGAGAATTTATGGGAGAACTGTGGCCCCTGCTTTTAAGTGCGCAAGAAAACATCGCTGGAATCCCTTCTGCTTTCCTagaactgaagaaagaagaaataaagcagagacag ATTGAACAAGAAAAGTTGGCATCTATGAAAAAGCAAGATGAGGACAAGGATAAGAGggataaggaagagaaagaaagcagcagagaaaaaagGGAGCGGTCTCGGAGTCCAAGAAG ACGCAAATCCAGATCTCCTTCCCCTAGAAGACGATCTTCCCCtgtcaggagagagagaaagcgcAGTCATTCTCGATCTCCCCGTCACAGAACCAAGAGCCGGAGTCCATCCCCTGctccagagaaaaaggaaaaaactccaGAGCTCCCAGAACCATCAGTGAAAGTAAAAGAACCATCAGTACAAGAGGCCACTTCTACTAG tGACATCCTGAAAGTTCCCAAGCCTGAACCTGTACCAGAGCCTAAAGAACCTTCTCCggagaaaaattccaaaaaggaaaaggaaaaggagaagaccAGGCCAAGATCTCGGTCACGTTCCAAGTCAAGATCCCGGACACGTTCTCGTTCTCCTTCTCATACTCGACCTAGACGGCGTCATAGATCCCGATCAAG ATCGTATTCACCTAGAAGGAGGCCAAGCCCAAGAAGGCGGCCATCTCCTCGAAGAAGAACTCCGCCAAGACGAATGCCTCCTCCACCAAGGCATAGAAGGAGTAGATCTCCAGTGAGACG AAGGCGACGTTCATCAGCATCCTTGTCTGGGAGTAGCTCGTCTTCATCTTCATCTCGTTCCCGGTCACCGCCAAAGAAGCCTCCAAAGAGGACATCCAGCCCCCCTCGAAAAACTCGTAGGTTATCTCCTTCAGCAAGTCCTCCGAGGCGAAGGCATAGGCCATCACCTCCAGCAACTCCACCGCCAAAAACTCGTCATTCCCCAACACCCCAGCAGTCTAACCGTACAAGGAAAAGTCgtgtttctgtttctccagggAGAACTTCAGGTAAAG TGACAAAACATAAAGGTACTGAGAAAAGAGAGTCCCCTTCACCAGCACCCAAGCCTAGAAAAGTAGAGTTATCTGAATCAG AAGATAAAGGTGGCAAAATGGCTGCGGCAGATTCTGTGCAGCAGAGACGCCAGTACAGACGACAGAACCAGCAGTCTTCCTCTG ATtctggctcctcctcttcctcagaaGATGAGCGACCCAAAAGGTCCCATGTGAAGAATGGTGAGGTAGGCAGGCGGCGGAGACATTCCCCTTCCCGGAGTGCCTCTCCATCACCTCGAAAACGCCAGAAAGAGACTTCCCCTCG GATGCAGATGGGAAAGCGATGGCAATCGCCAATGAATAAAAG TGGTAGACGGAGGAGAAGCCCCTCCCCGCCACCCGCCAGAAGGCGGCGTTctccttctcctgctcctcctcctcgaCGCCGCAGGTCGCCCACACCACCACCGCGACGAAG GACTCCTTCACCTCCCCCTCGTCGGCGCTCACCTTCCCCAAGAAGATACTCTCCTCCAATACAGAGGAGATACTCTCCTTCTCCGCCTCCAAAGAGAAGAACGGcttcaccccctcctcctcctcctaaaCGAAGGGCATCACCATCTCCACCACCAAAGCGTCGGGTCTCCCACTCACCACCTCCCAAACAAAGGAGCTCCCCAGTCACCAAGAGACGTTCACCTTCATTGTCTTCAAAGCATAGGAAGGGGTCTTCCCCGAGCCGGTCTACCCGGGAGGCCCGGTCGCCACAACCAAACAAACGCCATTCGCCCTCACCACGGCCTCGAGCGCCTCAGACCTCCTCAAGTCCTCCACCTGTCCGAAGAGGAGCATCGTCATCACCCCAAAGAAGGCAGTCCCCATCTCCAAGTTCTAGGCCCATTAGGAGAGTCTCCAGGACTCCGGAacccaaaaagacaaaaaa aGCTGCCTCACCAAGCCCTCAATCAGTAAGGAGGGTCTCATCTTCCCGATCTGTCTCAGGATCTCCTGAGCCAGCAGCTAAaaaagccccagcacctccatccccTGTCCAGTCTCAGTCACCCTCTACCAACTGGTCACCAGCGGTACCGGTCAAAAAGGCTAAAAGCCCAACACCAAGCCCATCGCCGGCAAGG AATTCAGACCCAGAAGgaggtggaaagaaaaagaagaaaaagaaggacaagAAACACAAAAAGGATAAGAAGCACAAGAAGCACAAAAAACACAAGAAGGAGAAAGCTGTGGCTGCGGTGGCTGCAGCCGCCATGGCGCCCGCGGCCGCCACTGCTCCCACCACTGTGTCGGCACAGGAGGAGCCGGAGGCAGAGCCAGAGCCCAAGAAG GAGACTGAAAGTGAGGCTGAAGATAACCTTGATGACTTAGAAAAGCATCTGCGTGAGAAGGCCCTGAGATCAATGCGGAAGGCTCAAGTGTCCCCACAGTCCTAG
- the SRRM1 gene encoding serine/arginine repetitive matrix protein 1 isoform X3: protein MDAGFFRGTSAEQDNRFSNKQKKLLKQLKFAECLEKKVDMSKVNLEVIKPWITKRVTEILGFEDDVVIEFIFNQLEVKNPDSKMMQINLTGFLNGKNAREFMGELWPLLLSAQENIAGIPSAFLELKKEEIKQRQIEQEKLASMKKQDEDKDKRDKEEKESSREKRERSRSPRRRKSRSPSPRRRSSPVRRERKRSHSRSPRHRTKSRSPSPAPEKKEKTPELPEPSVKVKEPSVQEATSTSDILKVPKPEPVPEPKEPSPEKNSKKEKEKEKTRPRSRSRSKSRSRTRSRSPSHTRPRRRHRSRSRSYSPRRRPSPRRRPSPRRRTPPRRMPPPPRHRRSRSPVRRRRRSSASLSGSSSSSSSSRSRSPPKKPPKRTSSPPRKTRRLSPSASPPRRRHRPSPPATPPPKTRHSPTPQQSNRTRKSRVSVSPGRTSVTKHKGTEKRESPSPAPKPRKVELSESEEDKGGKMAAADSVQQRRQYRRQNQQSSSDSGSSSSSEDERPKRSHVKNGEVGRRRRHSPSRSASPSPRKRQKETSPRMQMGKRWQSPMNKSGRRRRSPSPPPARRRRSPSPAPPPRRRRSPTPPPRRRTPSPPPRRRSPSPRRYSPPIQRRYSPSPPPKRRTASPPPPPPKRRASPSPPPKRRVSHSPPPKQRSSPVTKRRSPSLSSKHRKGSSPSRSTREARSPQPNKRHSPSPRPRAPQTSSSPPPVRRGASSSPQRRQSPSPSSRPIRRVSRTPEPKKTKKAASPSPQSVRRVSSSRSVSGSPEPAAKKAPAPPSPVQSQSPSTNWSPAVPVKKAKSPTPSPSPARNSDPEGGGKKKKKKKDKKHKKDKKHKKHKKHKKEKAVAAVAAAAMAPAAATAPTTVSAQEEPEAEPEPKKETESEAEDNLDDLEKHLREKALRSMRKAQVSPQS from the exons ATGGACGCGGGATTCTTCCGC GGAACAAGTGCAGAACAGGATAATCGGTTCAGCAACAAACAGAAGAAGCTCCTGAAGCAGCTGAAATTCGCAGAATGCCTAGAAAAAAAG GTGGATATGAGCAAAGTAAATTTGGAGGTTATAAAGCCTTGGATAACAAAACGAGTAACGGAAATCCTTGGGTTTGAAGATGATGTTGTGATTGAGTTTATATTCAACCAGCTGGAAGTGAAG AATCCAGACTCCAAAATGATGCAAATCAACCTGACTGGGTTTTTGAATGGAAAAAATGCTAGAGAATTTATGGGAGAACTGTGGCCCCTGCTTTTAAGTGCGCAAGAAAACATCGCTGGAATCCCTTCTGCTTTCCTagaactgaagaaagaagaaataaagcagagacag ATTGAACAAGAAAAGTTGGCATCTATGAAAAAGCAAGATGAGGACAAGGATAAGAGggataaggaagagaaagaaagcagcagagaaaaaagGGAGCGGTCTCGGAGTCCAAGAAG ACGCAAATCCAGATCTCCTTCCCCTAGAAGACGATCTTCCCCtgtcaggagagagagaaagcgcAGTCATTCTCGATCTCCCCGTCACAGAACCAAGAGCCGGAGTCCATCCCCTGctccagagaaaaaggaaaaaactccaGAGCTCCCAGAACCATCAGTGAAAGTAAAAGAACCATCAGTACAAGAGGCCACTTCTACTAG tGACATCCTGAAAGTTCCCAAGCCTGAACCTGTACCAGAGCCTAAAGAACCTTCTCCggagaaaaattccaaaaaggaaaaggaaaaggagaagaccAGGCCAAGATCTCGGTCACGTTCCAAGTCAAGATCCCGGACACGTTCTCGTTCTCCTTCTCATACTCGACCTAGACGGCGTCATAGATCCCGATCAAG ATCGTATTCACCTAGAAGGAGGCCAAGCCCAAGAAGGCGGCCATCTCCTCGAAGAAGAACTCCGCCAAGACGAATGCCTCCTCCACCAAGGCATAGAAGGAGTAGATCTCCAGTGAGACG AAGGCGACGTTCATCAGCATCCTTGTCTGGGAGTAGCTCGTCTTCATCTTCATCTCGTTCCCGGTCACCGCCAAAGAAGCCTCCAAAGAGGACATCCAGCCCCCCTCGAAAAACTCGTAGGTTATCTCCTTCAGCAAGTCCTCCGAGGCGAAGGCATAGGCCATCACCTCCAGCAACTCCACCGCCAAAAACTCGTCATTCCCCAACACCCCAGCAGTCTAACCGTACAAGGAAAAGTCgtgtttctgtttctccagggAGAACTTCAG TGACAAAACATAAAGGTACTGAGAAAAGAGAGTCCCCTTCACCAGCACCCAAGCCTAGAAAAGTAGAGTTATCTGAATCAG AAGAAGATAAAGGTGGCAAAATGGCTGCGGCAGATTCTGTGCAGCAGAGACGCCAGTACAGACGACAGAACCAGCAGTCTTCCTCTG ATtctggctcctcctcttcctcagaaGATGAGCGACCCAAAAGGTCCCATGTGAAGAATGGTGAGGTAGGCAGGCGGCGGAGACATTCCCCTTCCCGGAGTGCCTCTCCATCACCTCGAAAACGCCAGAAAGAGACTTCCCCTCG GATGCAGATGGGAAAGCGATGGCAATCGCCAATGAATAAAAG TGGTAGACGGAGGAGAAGCCCCTCCCCGCCACCCGCCAGAAGGCGGCGTTctccttctcctgctcctcctcctcgaCGCCGCAGGTCGCCCACACCACCACCGCGACGAAG GACTCCTTCACCTCCCCCTCGTCGGCGCTCACCTTCCCCAAGAAGATACTCTCCTCCAATACAGAGGAGATACTCTCCTTCTCCGCCTCCAAAGAGAAGAACGGcttcaccccctcctcctcctcctaaaCGAAGGGCATCACCATCTCCACCACCAAAGCGTCGGGTCTCCCACTCACCACCTCCCAAACAAAGGAGCTCCCCAGTCACCAAGAGACGTTCACCTTCATTGTCTTCAAAGCATAGGAAGGGGTCTTCCCCGAGCCGGTCTACCCGGGAGGCCCGGTCGCCACAACCAAACAAACGCCATTCGCCCTCACCACGGCCTCGAGCGCCTCAGACCTCCTCAAGTCCTCCACCTGTCCGAAGAGGAGCATCGTCATCACCCCAAAGAAGGCAGTCCCCATCTCCAAGTTCTAGGCCCATTAGGAGAGTCTCCAGGACTCCGGAacccaaaaagacaaaaaa aGCTGCCTCACCAAGCCCTCAATCAGTAAGGAGGGTCTCATCTTCCCGATCTGTCTCAGGATCTCCTGAGCCAGCAGCTAAaaaagccccagcacctccatccccTGTCCAGTCTCAGTCACCCTCTACCAACTGGTCACCAGCGGTACCGGTCAAAAAGGCTAAAAGCCCAACACCAAGCCCATCGCCGGCAAGG AATTCAGACCCAGAAGgaggtggaaagaaaaagaagaaaaagaaggacaagAAACACAAAAAGGATAAGAAGCACAAGAAGCACAAAAAACACAAGAAGGAGAAAGCTGTGGCTGCGGTGGCTGCAGCCGCCATGGCGCCCGCGGCCGCCACTGCTCCCACCACTGTGTCGGCACAGGAGGAGCCGGAGGCAGAGCCAGAGCCCAAGAAG GAGACTGAAAGTGAGGCTGAAGATAACCTTGATGACTTAGAAAAGCATCTGCGTGAGAAGGCCCTGAGATCAATGCGGAAGGCTCAAGTGTCCCCACAGTCCTAG
- the SRRM1 gene encoding serine/arginine repetitive matrix protein 1 isoform X5 — protein MDAGFFRGTSAEQDNRFSNKQKKLLKQLKFAECLEKKVDMSKVNLEVIKPWITKRVTEILGFEDDVVIEFIFNQLEVKNPDSKMMQINLTGFLNGKNAREFMGELWPLLLSAQENIAGIPSAFLELKKEEIKQRQIEQEKLASMKKQDEDKDKRDKEEKESSREKRERSRSPRRRKSRSPSPRRRSSPVRRERKRSHSRSPRHRTKSRSPSPAPEKKEKTPELPEPSVKVKEPSVQEATSTSDILKVPKPEPVPEPKEPSPEKNSKKEKEKEKTRPRSRSRSKSRSRTRSRSPSHTRPRRRHRSRSRSYSPRRRPSPRRRPSPRRRTPPRRMPPPPRHRRSRSPVRRRRRSSASLSGSSSSSSSSRSRSPPKKPPKRTSSPPRKTRRLSPSASPPRRRHRPSPPATPPPKTRHSPTPQQSNRTRKSRVSVSPGRTSGKVTKHKGTEKRESPSPAPKPRKVELSESEEDKGGKMAAADSVQQRRQYRRQNQQSSSDSGSSSSSEDERPKRSHVKNGEVGRRRRHSPSRSASPSPRKRQKETSPRGRRRRSPSPPPARRRRSPSPAPPPRRRRSPTPPPRRRTPSPPPRRRSPSPRRYSPPIQRRYSPSPPPKRRTASPPPPPPKRRASPSPPPKRRVSHSPPPKQRSSPVTKRRSPSLSSKHRKGSSPSRSTREARSPQPNKRHSPSPRPRAPQTSSSPPPVRRGASSSPQRRQSPSPSSRPIRRVSRTPEPKKTKKAASPSPQSVRRVSSSRSVSGSPEPAAKKAPAPPSPVQSQSPSTNWSPAVPVKKAKSPTPSPSPARNSDPEGGGKKKKKKKDKKHKKDKKHKKHKKHKKEKAVAAVAAAAMAPAAATAPTTVSAQEEPEAEPEPKKETESEAEDNLDDLEKHLREKALRSMRKAQVSPQS, from the exons ATGGACGCGGGATTCTTCCGC GGAACAAGTGCAGAACAGGATAATCGGTTCAGCAACAAACAGAAGAAGCTCCTGAAGCAGCTGAAATTCGCAGAATGCCTAGAAAAAAAG GTGGATATGAGCAAAGTAAATTTGGAGGTTATAAAGCCTTGGATAACAAAACGAGTAACGGAAATCCTTGGGTTTGAAGATGATGTTGTGATTGAGTTTATATTCAACCAGCTGGAAGTGAAG AATCCAGACTCCAAAATGATGCAAATCAACCTGACTGGGTTTTTGAATGGAAAAAATGCTAGAGAATTTATGGGAGAACTGTGGCCCCTGCTTTTAAGTGCGCAAGAAAACATCGCTGGAATCCCTTCTGCTTTCCTagaactgaagaaagaagaaataaagcagagacag ATTGAACAAGAAAAGTTGGCATCTATGAAAAAGCAAGATGAGGACAAGGATAAGAGggataaggaagagaaagaaagcagcagagaaaaaagGGAGCGGTCTCGGAGTCCAAGAAG ACGCAAATCCAGATCTCCTTCCCCTAGAAGACGATCTTCCCCtgtcaggagagagagaaagcgcAGTCATTCTCGATCTCCCCGTCACAGAACCAAGAGCCGGAGTCCATCCCCTGctccagagaaaaaggaaaaaactccaGAGCTCCCAGAACCATCAGTGAAAGTAAAAGAACCATCAGTACAAGAGGCCACTTCTACTAG tGACATCCTGAAAGTTCCCAAGCCTGAACCTGTACCAGAGCCTAAAGAACCTTCTCCggagaaaaattccaaaaaggaaaaggaaaaggagaagaccAGGCCAAGATCTCGGTCACGTTCCAAGTCAAGATCCCGGACACGTTCTCGTTCTCCTTCTCATACTCGACCTAGACGGCGTCATAGATCCCGATCAAG ATCGTATTCACCTAGAAGGAGGCCAAGCCCAAGAAGGCGGCCATCTCCTCGAAGAAGAACTCCGCCAAGACGAATGCCTCCTCCACCAAGGCATAGAAGGAGTAGATCTCCAGTGAGACG AAGGCGACGTTCATCAGCATCCTTGTCTGGGAGTAGCTCGTCTTCATCTTCATCTCGTTCCCGGTCACCGCCAAAGAAGCCTCCAAAGAGGACATCCAGCCCCCCTCGAAAAACTCGTAGGTTATCTCCTTCAGCAAGTCCTCCGAGGCGAAGGCATAGGCCATCACCTCCAGCAACTCCACCGCCAAAAACTCGTCATTCCCCAACACCCCAGCAGTCTAACCGTACAAGGAAAAGTCgtgtttctgtttctccagggAGAACTTCAGGTAAAG TGACAAAACATAAAGGTACTGAGAAAAGAGAGTCCCCTTCACCAGCACCCAAGCCTAGAAAAGTAGAGTTATCTGAATCAG AAGAAGATAAAGGTGGCAAAATGGCTGCGGCAGATTCTGTGCAGCAGAGACGCCAGTACAGACGACAGAACCAGCAGTCTTCCTCTG ATtctggctcctcctcttcctcagaaGATGAGCGACCCAAAAGGTCCCATGTGAAGAATGGTGAGGTAGGCAGGCGGCGGAGACATTCCCCTTCCCGGAGTGCCTCTCCATCACCTCGAAAACGCCAGAAAGAGACTTCCCCTCG TGGTAGACGGAGGAGAAGCCCCTCCCCGCCACCCGCCAGAAGGCGGCGTTctccttctcctgctcctcctcctcgaCGCCGCAGGTCGCCCACACCACCACCGCGACGAAG GACTCCTTCACCTCCCCCTCGTCGGCGCTCACCTTCCCCAAGAAGATACTCTCCTCCAATACAGAGGAGATACTCTCCTTCTCCGCCTCCAAAGAGAAGAACGGcttcaccccctcctcctcctcctaaaCGAAGGGCATCACCATCTCCACCACCAAAGCGTCGGGTCTCCCACTCACCACCTCCCAAACAAAGGAGCTCCCCAGTCACCAAGAGACGTTCACCTTCATTGTCTTCAAAGCATAGGAAGGGGTCTTCCCCGAGCCGGTCTACCCGGGAGGCCCGGTCGCCACAACCAAACAAACGCCATTCGCCCTCACCACGGCCTCGAGCGCCTCAGACCTCCTCAAGTCCTCCACCTGTCCGAAGAGGAGCATCGTCATCACCCCAAAGAAGGCAGTCCCCATCTCCAAGTTCTAGGCCCATTAGGAGAGTCTCCAGGACTCCGGAacccaaaaagacaaaaaa aGCTGCCTCACCAAGCCCTCAATCAGTAAGGAGGGTCTCATCTTCCCGATCTGTCTCAGGATCTCCTGAGCCAGCAGCTAAaaaagccccagcacctccatccccTGTCCAGTCTCAGTCACCCTCTACCAACTGGTCACCAGCGGTACCGGTCAAAAAGGCTAAAAGCCCAACACCAAGCCCATCGCCGGCAAGG AATTCAGACCCAGAAGgaggtggaaagaaaaagaagaaaaagaaggacaagAAACACAAAAAGGATAAGAAGCACAAGAAGCACAAAAAACACAAGAAGGAGAAAGCTGTGGCTGCGGTGGCTGCAGCCGCCATGGCGCCCGCGGCCGCCACTGCTCCCACCACTGTGTCGGCACAGGAGGAGCCGGAGGCAGAGCCAGAGCCCAAGAAG GAGACTGAAAGTGAGGCTGAAGATAACCTTGATGACTTAGAAAAGCATCTGCGTGAGAAGGCCCTGAGATCAATGCGGAAGGCTCAAGTGTCCCCACAGTCCTAG